The following proteins are encoded in a genomic region of Clostridium kluyveri:
- a CDS encoding YhgE/Pip domain-containing protein — MKTIFKILKRDLINIIKNPSVFIVILGFCVLPSLYAWINIKASWNPYAEINTRRLPIAVINNDSGSTFNNKNINIGNEVVKELKKNTTLDWVFIDEWQGNYGLNTGKYYALIEIPQDFSSKMLTVTTQSPEKPNIIYRSNEKLNAVATKITDSAKTNLINKIKSNFIKTASQEVFKELNSLGKDLETDKPQIIQLKDTIPETVSSINDIKKYISEINTSSEELQKYLNTQKSDFPKLLQQINSVQNILAQSKLLVLSTKQTLNSTQNNLNNDINEIQSLNNQIQDLLTNLNNINKINIGSDLNITVINQLINLDNSLIKKINNTLDILDFINDFLPNKGASELIDSLNILKNSVQTEKTYLNRLKSLINSNSSEDNITSVINELSNLSNQISMNVVSVSNAFYLDTYQSIDIATDNLTNSLNNIDFILESTKVLVPQLNTLANSEILSSKASVSQTDNLNKKLEDIQSKLNELSSKMENLNEENLNEIIDFMEKNPDELSNLLSSPINIKNVEVYNSGLFGYAVTPFYTTLAIWVGVLLLSSILSFHCKDFDDNKKLTVTHKYFGKLVLFLILSFIQTIITILGDVYLIKVYPQSMGLMILISLACSITFTIIIYTLASILGNIGKAIAVIIMVFQIAGAGGIYPIETLPKIFSTLAPFWPFTYAIRGFREAIGGPLWKDVYKDLIAMAGFSCVFLLLSLLKRPLHNLIEISEHKFRESGL, encoded by the coding sequence ATGAAAACCATATTTAAAATTTTAAAAAGAGATTTAATCAATATAATAAAGAATCCCTCAGTATTTATAGTAATTTTAGGATTTTGTGTTTTACCCTCTCTCTATGCATGGATTAATATAAAAGCTTCTTGGAATCCCTATGCTGAAATCAACACCAGAAGACTTCCCATAGCTGTAATTAACAATGACAGCGGAAGTACCTTCAACAATAAAAATATAAACATAGGCAATGAAGTTGTTAAAGAGTTAAAAAAGAATACAACTCTTGACTGGGTATTCATAGATGAATGGCAGGGAAATTACGGATTGAATACGGGTAAATATTATGCATTAATTGAAATACCACAGGATTTTTCCAGTAAAATGCTAACCGTAACAACGCAAAGTCCTGAAAAGCCTAACATTATATATAGATCTAATGAAAAATTAAATGCTGTAGCCACTAAAATTACAGACTCTGCAAAAACCAATTTAATAAACAAAATAAAAAGTAATTTTATAAAAACAGCCAGCCAGGAGGTTTTTAAGGAATTAAACTCCTTAGGAAAAGATTTAGAAACAGATAAGCCCCAAATTATACAACTAAAGGATACTATTCCTGAAACTGTTTCTAGTATAAATGACATAAAAAAATACATATCAGAAATAAATACTAGTTCAGAAGAATTACAAAAATATTTAAACACACAAAAATCTGATTTTCCTAAGTTATTACAGCAAATAAATAGTGTTCAAAATATTTTGGCACAAAGCAAATTATTGGTTCTGTCTACCAAACAAACCTTAAATTCAACACAAAACAATTTAAACAATGATATAAATGAAATTCAATCTTTAAATAATCAGATACAGGATCTTTTAACAAATTTAAATAACATAAACAAAATAAATATTGGTTCGGATTTAAATATTACCGTAATAAACCAATTAATTAATCTGGATAACTCCCTCATTAAAAAAATTAACAACACCCTTGACATTCTGGATTTCATTAATGATTTTCTTCCGAATAAAGGTGCAAGTGAACTTATAGATTCACTTAATATACTAAAAAATTCAGTACAAACTGAAAAAACATATTTAAATAGATTAAAATCTTTAATTAACAGTAATTCCTCTGAAGATAACATTACCTCAGTTATAAATGAACTATCTAATTTAAGCAACCAAATATCTATGAATGTTGTCTCTGTATCCAACGCTTTTTATCTGGACACTTATCAGTCAATAGACATTGCCACAGACAACTTAACAAATAGTTTAAATAATATAGATTTTATACTGGAATCCACAAAAGTTCTTGTTCCACAACTAAATACTTTGGCCAATTCTGAAATATTAAGCAGTAAAGCTTCAGTTAGCCAGACTGATAACTTAAATAAGAAATTAGAAGATATTCAAAGTAAACTAAATGAATTAAGCTCTAAGATGGAAAATTTAAATGAAGAAAATTTAAATGAAATAATAGATTTTATGGAGAAAAACCCGGATGAACTTTCAAATTTACTCTCATCTCCCATAAATATAAAAAATGTTGAGGTTTATAATTCAGGACTATTTGGATATGCAGTAACTCCTTTTTATACCACACTGGCAATATGGGTAGGGGTACTACTATTGTCTTCTATATTATCTTTTCACTGCAAGGATTTTGACGATAACAAAAAACTGACAGTAACACATAAATATTTTGGAAAATTAGTCCTGTTTTTAATATTATCTTTCATACAAACTATTATTACTATACTAGGGGATGTTTATCTGATAAAAGTTTACCCTCAGAGTATGGGTCTTATGATATTGATATCATTGGCCTGCAGCATCACATTTACTATTATAATATATACACTGGCATCCATATTGGGAAATATAGGGAAAGCTATTGCGGTAATAATTATGGTTTTTCAAATTGCAGGGGCCGGAGGAATTTATCCTATAGAAACTCTTCCAAAAATATTTAGTACACTTGCACCTTTTTGGCCTTTCACTTATGCCATAAGAGGATTCAGGGAAGCCATTGGTGGCCCTCTATGGAAAGATGTATATAAAGATCTTATAGCAATGGCTGGTTTTTCCTGTGTATTTTTACTTTTATCCCTTTTAAAACGACCTTTGCATAATTTGATAGAAATTTCAGAGCACAAATTTAGAGAATCAGGTCTTTAA
- the metA gene encoding homoserine O-acetyltransferase MetA has translation MPINIPNNLPASKVLKAENIFVMNENHAVRQDIRPLNIIILNLMPLKTVTEIQLLRLLSNSPIQVDISLMYLKSHNSKNTPAEYLIKYYETFEEIKDKKFDGMIITGAPVEKFEFEDVDYWKELTEIMDWSTRNVYSTMYICWASQAGLYHHFKVPKYALEQKISGIFSHTLNKANIKLFRGFDDVFHAPHSRYTFVKRNDIERVPELKIISESKEAGVYIVATKGGRQIFIAGHPEYDTLTLKSEYERDIALNLPIDVPKNYFPDDNPDKMPLSNWKSHSNLLFLNWLNYYVYQETPYDLNKL, from the coding sequence ATGCCAATAAATATACCTAATAATCTTCCAGCTTCTAAAGTATTAAAGGCTGAAAATATATTTGTTATGAATGAAAATCATGCAGTAAGACAAGATATAAGACCACTTAATATAATTATATTAAATTTAATGCCCCTTAAAACCGTTACTGAAATACAACTTTTAAGATTGCTAAGTAATTCACCTATACAAGTTGATATATCTTTAATGTATTTAAAATCTCATAATTCAAAAAATACTCCTGCGGAATACTTAATTAAATATTATGAAACCTTTGAAGAAATAAAAGACAAAAAATTCGATGGTATGATAATAACTGGTGCACCTGTAGAAAAATTCGAATTTGAAGATGTTGATTATTGGAAAGAATTAACTGAAATTATGGATTGGAGCACCCGAAATGTTTATTCCACTATGTATATATGCTGGGCCTCTCAGGCAGGACTTTACCATCACTTTAAAGTTCCAAAATATGCTCTGGAACAAAAAATATCCGGTATTTTCTCTCATACTTTAAACAAGGCCAATATTAAACTTTTTAGAGGTTTTGATGATGTATTTCATGCACCACATTCCAGGTATACCTTTGTAAAAAGAAATGATATTGAAAGAGTTCCTGAACTAAAAATAATTTCTGAATCCAAAGAAGCTGGTGTCTATATAGTAGCTACAAAAGGTGGTCGTCAGATCTTTATTGCTGGACATCCTGAATATGATACTTTAACATTAAAATCAGAATATGAAAGAGATATAGCACTAAATTTACCTATAGATGTACCCAAAAATTATTTTCCAGATGATAATCCAGATAAAATGCCTTTATCAAATTGGAAAAGCCATTCTAATCTGCTATTTTTAAACTGGCTTAATTATTATGTATATCAGGAAACACCTTATGATTTAAATAAACTCTAA